The DNA region ATTTAACCTTTGATATGTGATTATTGTATGTGCTAAACGACATCGTATTATATGTCATAATGGAAGACAACAACAAGTTCCGATGACTTTCCACTTGAGACTAGATTACGTGCAAGAGAGAAAGAAACATTGAACTAGTATAAATCTTGATGTACAATCTCTCTTACTTTATCTCTTTGATTTTTTATTAGATCCGCATGTTTTAGGTTTATTGCTTGTTAGTAGTGTGCATGTTGTTAAGTTTAATTTCCCATTAGTAATGATTTAATGTTTAAGCGTAAATCTTAATTAGTTCTCATCTTCTGAATAACTCTTTTTGTTGATTATGCATAGAAACTTATAATCATAGATTATTAATTTAGTTAATCGGTTACATTTAAATATCtttgtttgaaattttttggattaattctcaatatatttttggtgaaatttaTCCTTGTTTTGCATCATTTAAAATCCTCCGAACATTGATCTATATTTATTTATCCATTCTAAAAGCTCTTTAAATTTCCGCGGTCAAACTCTAATTTCAAAACAAATTTTTAATAAGGGAAAGGTCGAGTCACCTTATCCTTAATATTTTTCTTGATTAAATCAAGACATAATTAATCACCAAGTCATTTAACTTAACTTAAGATTTACTTTAGTCTTTTAACTAAAAAATGTTACACTTTAGTATCTTAACTAAAAAACATTACACTTTAGTCCCTTAAAACACTTCCGTTAGCTGATATGGTCTTTTCCGTCAAATTTTTATTAAAACTCGTTAAGTCTGCTAAGGTGACTTTACAACAAGACTCAAGGTACATTGTTGACTCAACATAtatattaaaaaacaaatttaaaatgcAAGGGATTAATTTTTGGAGGTTAAAAAATCTCATAAATCActaataatatttaaaaaattatagAATCAAAGCAAGAATATCACATTCACTTTAAAATTAAACAACTAATAGTTAAAAATGTGTTGATTTTACATTCGAAGCATAGAACTTAAATTTGAACAAAAGGAAAATATAGTATAGAATGGAACTAACAATGGAATTTAAAACCATATATTCAACTTAATGGATGGTACATAATGGAACTCACATTGGGCTACAAATCCCTTACTCACATGAACATTGTATTAACCAAAATCGTTCACTTGCATTGGATCTTCCATTTGCAACATTCACTTGCTTTGTAATTATTTCCACCAAGACCTGCAAATAATAAGCCTCTAAAAGAACTATCATATGCAGAAATAGTCTCTTGTTCTAATGTGCAATTTCAAGGCATTTAAGTTATACATACGATGAATGCGAAACACATTGATTCTCATACCTTCAAAACAACTCCAAGAAAATTGGTCGAAATCACAACACCTAGACCAACTAGTAAGATCATTTGTGCAATACACCTTCGTGCTTAGTCAAAAACAAATTGAGAATAAGAAATCTTGTGATGCAATATCGGATCTGAAAAGAAACAATGCTTCAAAATTCAGATATGAAAAATCTAAAAAAATTAATTACTTTTTGGGAACCAGAGCTACAAAACTCAATTAGCAAAAATCAACAAAAACCTTGTACGTCTTGTCTTGAAGAACCTTCTTTAGCACCACCAAATTTAAAAAATCAACAACATTAAGCATGAAGTTTTTCTTGACCAAAAAATAAATCAATGACTAAATTAGTAGTTTCAAACTAAAAATATCCACAAAATTTGAAGACAAGAAAAGTGGCATAATCAGAGAAAGAGTTACAGACAAAAAGAACAAAGAGAAAGAAGGACAAAGAGAAAAAAAGAAGGGAAAAGAGAAAGAAAGTGGTGGTTTAGGATTTGTTCTAAATAAGAAAATGTAAAATATATTAAAAATGTAAATAAATATAGAAAATGTAAAATatattaaaaatgaaaataagtgtattaataaaatttaaaaatatcaaACAAAACACCATATCAAATTTTAAAAAGGCAACAATACTCACGTAGACAATAGTTAActtttttaataaaaaaattaactGAAGACACCACTTAGACTATTTAAGGAACTATATTGTAACGTTTTTTAATTAAAGAGACAAAgtaaaataataaataaaattaagGGATTAAAAGATGAATTAAACCTTAAATCAATGATGGTTCAAAATATTATAGTAAGGGGATGAGATGTTTATTTCCAAATTTTCGCATGAAGGCAATCACCTAACCACCCGTGAACATTGTTCCTTGATCAGTCAAAATGTTTTTAAGTAGATTAAACTTGTATGCGATTTAATGCATTTGAAAATTAATAATCTTCTTTTGCCCTATATTTATCATGGGATAATCTTCTAGCTATTTGGTTAAGAAGCCGGTAGCTACAATAATAAAAGTATGCATTTTGAAAGAACATGGTTTGATTATAGGGTGCACTATTTTTGCTAATACTCTAGTGTTAGACCGTCACTACGCCAAAAAGTGCTTTTGGCAGCACCAAAAAGaaagcgctttttaaaaaaagcgctgtaatagcttgaaaaaaaattcgcctatgtaaagaaagcgcttttaaggtaaaagcgctcttataggtctccacttatgaaagcgcttttaaggtaaaagcgctcttataggtctcagtctcacatctatgagtttcacacttatgaaagcgcttttaaggtaaaagcgctcttataggtctcatgggtttcacacttatgaaagcgcttttaaggtaaaagcgctcttataggtctcagtctcacatctatgagtttcacacttatgaaagcgcttttaaggtaaaagcgctcttataggtctcatgggtttcacacttatgaaagcgcttttaaggtaaaagcgctcttataggtctcagtctcacacacttatgaaagcgcttttaaggtaaaagcgctcttataggtctcatggtaaaagcgctctcataggtcatttataaaaattataataaatctaATATTACAAAATCCCTGACTTTCAGAAATCCCTCTTTCACTCTCTCTCGTTCGAAGCTCTCGCTGCCCTGGAAAAAATTCCACAGAGTACCTGGAAATCTCAACGATAAACACTGCAAATTTGAAAGAGACTGCATTCGAAAGAGAAGGATTCAATACCTGGAAATCTCATTGCGTTTTAAGGTTAGGTTTTCGTGTCTTTCTGTTTTGCCCTAACTTTATGCAAATTTCATTCTCCATCTTTTCAGAAATGTCACACATTGCTTTAACTGCATCACCCACCGTAGTCGCTTTTCACCGTATGCTCTATTTCTCTTCTATCAATCATCAAATTATCGCTGTTTTCGTTTTCCTATTTTAACAATTACTGTAAATTTCAACACTATCGGATTcactttttcttcttctttctatAAGGTGGAGCGAAACAATGGAGCACGATGTTTCCGAGTAGCTGGAGAAGCAGGGGAATCAATCCATCCTCATTTCCAAATTCCACCAGAAAACGGTTACCGTTGCGGTTTTTTGCTTCTGGAAAAAATGGCGTCAATGGAGGTGTTGTGGATGAGATATCTGAAACAGTAAAGGCGCACACGGATTTCGTTTGGCCTGATAACAAGGTTTCGTATGGTTATTTTTGTTAATTTTGGATACTGAAGTTGTATAGAGTTTGCTAGTTTGTTTGTAATTGTATGTTTATTCTCTGATTCACGTTTTGCAGAAGCCTAGAGTGTGTATTTTAGGTGGTGGATTCGGTGGTTTATATACTGCTTTAAGGTTGGAATCACTCCAGTGGCCCGAAGACAAAAAGCCACATGTGAGTATTCGAACATTCAAATTCAATTCAGTTCTTTCAAGTGTGTGGAAATTGATGCAAAATCTGTGATAGGAATAACTTAGGAGCATCTTTCTTGATGAGATTATGTCTCGGTACAGAACATTCATCAATGGAgcaaaagagaaaaaaaagaatCATATAACAACGTGGAAATGCCTTACTCCTATATTAGTTTCCTTAACAAGTTCCCTAATGACACTCTTTAGAATATTCCTTATATTTATATTTAGTGGAGCATTATGTTAGATTGTAAGAGATGAGAGGAACTGAGTTTAAATTTAATCCCAATTATATGTTATGATTGCATGGTGAGGAATGGATTAGGAGTatgtttggattgacttatttAAATTTATCTCCTGACATAAGCACTTGTGAGTATGTTTGAAAGAACTTATGGAAACAGCTTATGACATGGCTATAAAATGTTTTCAACTTATATCTATAAGCTCTCCATGATAGGTTATGAAAACAACTTATAGCTTATAAGAGTATAGTATAActttattttatcttttattatGGAAATAGTTTATACTAAAACCACTATATGATAAACACTTATGCTATAAGCGCTATATTGAACTGTTTATCCAAGCTGAGCTTAACTCTCATGAATCATGGTAAGCTGCAATATATTTTGTTCTTATTTTGCAAGTTGATTGTACCACTCATTATAAATCTTGCTTATATCCTTGCACTGTGGCTTAGTTGTTGATTTTTCTGCACTTTTTCTGAAAAGCAATGTGTGACATTTCTGAAAAGATGGAGAATGAAATTTGCATAAAGTTAGGGTTGGATTTATCGAAGTCAAGAACTTAGAGCAATGTCTCATATTTTGGCAATCCTATTACATGTTGGTTTGAATGAACAGTTAAACTTCAAAATGTACATTCATATTTTGGCATAACTTTGTCTGCTACATTCATATTTTGGTTCTTACTTGTGAATTGAATTTCTTGAATGATCGATTACTTGGTTCTTGAATTGTTCATGTGCATCATATAAGTTTCTTGAATTGTTTTATACGTTATGACTTATCCTTGATGTTGTTTTATATGTACAGCGCTCATTCCCTGTGTTTCCGTGAGTTTGACCTTCTCGACGTTGCTGTTCGGTAAATCCGAGGTAAATTTCTTCCTCAAATTACTGGTACACTGTGATGAATTTGTCTGAAATTGCGTGAATATGTTGTGTTTTCTTGCTCCGTATTCATTCCGTGTATACTTTGGGTTTTGACAGAAACGCGTTATACCGTTTTGTACCCTAATTACTTTGCGTTAAAACCATGGATAAGACATGGATGTATTCCAATCGATTGTTGAaagagtacgagaatggggtatcgAAATTTGTTAAGTTTGCTATTGCGCACGCCAAAGACCCCAATCGAATGACATGTCCTTGCTTGAGTTGCTGTTATGGGAGTCAGGTTGACGCGGTTCAGTTGGCATCGCATTTACTACGGTATGGAATTGATagaagttatacatgttggaatttgc from Lathyrus oleraceus cultivar Zhongwan6 chromosome 1, CAAS_Psat_ZW6_1.0, whole genome shotgun sequence includes:
- the LOC127115706 gene encoding alternative NAD(P)H-ubiquinone oxidoreductase C1, chloroplastic/mitochondrial-like — translated: MQISFSIFSEMSHIALTASPTVVAFHRGAKQWSTMFPSSWRSRGINPSSFPNSTRKRLPLRFFASGKNGVNGGVVDEISETVKAHTDFVWPDNKKPRVCILGGGFGGLYTALRLESLQWPEDKKPHE